tattatatttttacattATTTGTATGAACTAGAATTTgtcataatttttaaatatctccATTTCgaggaataattttttttcaaaaagcaAACTAAATGTTTTTCCCCGTGTTGGTCAAGGTGGGTATTTCACTAAAAccgattatttttaaaattaacttTTACTCGTATGCTTTGTGGGGCAAGAGGGACCCAATTTAATGACTTTCAAATCCGAAGGGAAAagaataaaagaaaataaattaaaattgtaTAGAATTAGGCCAAGAAGGAGCTCGTACAAAAACCATCAATGGAAGAGAATTTATCTTGGGAATAAGTCAAATGCAACCTAAAGGCTACGCAAAATGGAACACAGCAGCAATGGTCGACAAAAAGCTGTGGCCTACATTCATTTCTCATCTTATGTTATATTAGACTAAAAGCTGAAAATGAGATATTAAGCATTCGAAAACAGATTTCATTGAATCATATAATACAACACAAAACATCAATAGACGTGGTTACTGAAATAAAGGTAAGAGGAAGGTAAAAAGGGTGGAGACATATTTTACTAAATCGctatatttattgaaaaaagCTAATGCACGATGAGGGAAAATATCGAGATGGACAACATACATTGAGAACCAAGTATGAAGAAAACGCAAGAAGCTGGATTTGTCTCACTGCTCAGAACAGTCAATTCGCCTTCTCAATGCAGACCAGTGTGTAATGATGGCCCGTGCCTCTGATTTAGGGTCTATTGTTCAAGTTTTCTCACGCCTCTTGAGTCAATCAAACTACATCACAAAGTCACAAAAAACATCAGCCGAGTTTTGCAGTTTGAGCTCGAAAGGTGTCCCCACTCTTTTGAACTGTTCTGCAGCAGCCATAGAGTTACAAATTCGATCACTAGCTAGCTTGAATCATGCCAAGTACTTGAACAAGTTGGGGTTTTCCCTGTCTCTTTCCAGATAGTCACGAGTGATCAAATCTTCGATCCTCTTCTTGATTGCTTTAACATCAGGCTGTGAAGTTACATTTCAGCTTCGTCAGCTTCTAAACAGGAACAAATAATATCTATCAGAAAATTAATGTACACTTCAAGGGCATGGGGTACCTTGAACATACGACCCAATTGCTCAACACATTCCATAACCAACTGCTGATATCCCAAAACTTTCCTACTCTTCATGATACGCACAATTGAGGCATCAATGGCATATCGTCTGTCCTTGTCAACATCCTCAATAACCTTCTTCTTCTCGTCAACTGGAGGGAGAGGGATCTGCATTCAAATGAAAGCAGTGAGAGAATCAGGTACAAATAAATACagctaaattttttaaaacctACTCAATCTAGCATAGGGATAGTGCGTGAGATAATTACCTTAATCCTTCTCATTTTGTCAGTGAACTTTGAATTAAACTCAAAAACATCAGTTGGAGAAATAGTTTTGGTGTTTGGCTCCTTGTTCAGAATCCTATATTTGGCACATGAAAGTGAATGAAGCAGCCtaacaacatcatcatctgacaGGTTCAACTGATTCATGATTTCCTGGTAACTCAATCTATCTGAGGCATTGAACAGAAGCAAGGCAGCAGCCTAGGAAAAGGAACCACAGATTCCAATCATTACTGTATCCATTACAGAAATCATGAATAAATGTGATATGATCTTGGTGCTGGGACGAAACCTGATAGGTTGTCACGATCAGCTCTATAGTCTTTGGTTCAAACTTTCCATTGATGTTACAAGTACCCAGAGAATATATCCACGTAAGTTTTCGATGCTTCGTTTTTGTCTGGTAGAAATCTCTAAATACTTCCACGCACTTCACCTAACACAAGTTTTTCAAAGTAAAATGAAAAAAAGTGGTATACTAACTTTGAAAACAAATAAGATATAGCCTAATGCAATGTACCATCTCAGCTGGAAGGTTAAGATCAAAGGACTTGTAACTTGGCCAGAAACCTGTTGTGAGTACAGTCACTGTTAAGTCAATCCCTGGATTAACATTTACATTATTGCTGAGATATTCCTCAAAGCTGGCTTGATTTTCCCTTGCTAGTGTCAAATCCATGACCTGGTATGAAAGCAACAGAAGGAAATATAATCATGTCCTAAGTTGATTCACTATAGGCAACACCAGGCAACACGATAACAACAAGCAAGCTCACCATCCCCTCCATTTTTGAGGTAAATTGACCACCACATTGCTGTTTCAACTTTGTCAGTATACTTCTCTCATGTTCATCATTAGCACTTTTATCAAATAACAGCCTCCGAGCAAGCTTTTTCCTATTGACAGAAGCCAAAAAAGAATAAAGTATAATCACATAATGAGTGACTAAACACTAACCAGTTAGTTACAAAAATTACCTATAGAATTCAGCAAATAAATCCTTATCGCTGATATAAGCAAGCAGTTTCACAACCTGTAGGAAGATTAGATTCCCAATCATAGCCGAACAAATGTTAAAGTGCGAGTGTAATATACACAATACACACCTTCTCCAGCGTTTCTTCAATAGCTTCATCACTCAATTTTTCACTCCCACCCTTTTTGAGAATGTTATCACAGAATGTGGCAAGGAGTTCCGCGCTGGAACTTCCAGCAACTCCTTTGTTGCAAAAGACTTCAAAGGCCTCTTTAAGAGCCTAGAGAGAATAGAGAAAAGGGGAAGTTGTATAACACCTACAGCCTCTTCTTAAATggtatattaaaaaaatcatgaacTAGTTTCATAATCCTAACCTTATGGAAAAGTGTGTGGTTTAAGAAACAGTCATTCACATATGCCATGAATTTGTCGTGGAGCTCGATTACTCTTCTGACAAAAATCTGATATCCATACACTGGTTACAGTTAACATCTGAAAtcatattgaaaaataaaagtaacTAAGAAAAGCTTACATGTTCTTGTAATCCAACAACATCTTTCTTTTCTGCCTGTAAAAGACAATCCTTCAAGTCAGATAAGTTAAATATTAAACTATTACATAAAAGCTTTTGCATAATCATCCCACAGAAAAAGATGGCAGATTTTCCAGAAGACCTGCTCTGAAAATATTACCAGAACTGGAATAATGTGCTACCTAGTGTTCTAACGTCCAGTTGATATTATTTGGAAatccaaaaaagaaaaaaagaacaaTGTAATAATGATATTAAGAAATTATTTCTGTTTTACGAAAAAAATCAAGTTCATGTCATTAACACTTATATAAGACAAAAATGAAAGCTTTGACAGGAACCAGAGTTTCGGTTATAATTATGAGAAACCACGGAAAAGGTATGTGCACGTTATTATGGACTTCTCTGTAAAGTACAAAAATCTTTCAAACCACTTTTGTGCAGTTCTAATGTCTTCCATGACTTTCAGACAAATGAGTTGAATTGAACTAAAAACAGAAAAGATTCAGTTTTCCATGATAAGTTTTGGATGAACTAAGAACAGTACATGTAGTGGAAGAGTTTATGCATGCTGAATTGAGGGAATACAGACTTTCCATTTGCATCTGCCAATTTAAATGAAATTCTATAGCAATGGAAGTACTTTAGAGATGATGAAAATTTTCACTCGTACGATCTAGCAAGAGATGATTGTAGTTTTTATTTCATGAGCACAACTACACCCTTTGGGAATTATTTAATCTTATTTTCTTCTGTTACTCAAGGGTAGATGCGGAGTTTTCTCTCAGTTCGTTGAATTAAATAGGCAACCTCACAGCGTTCACTAAtctcataaaaaaattcaagtgaTCTTTAGAAAATTCTAACATCATAAGCATGGAACACCCATGCAAGAGAGGCACCATGGCGATCCCGGCCTGAACTTGTGATTGTTTTATTGAATAGCATTACTGCCATAATATATTCCATTTTTTCCCAAATGTAGTAATGATTTCTTACACCCTTAAAAATACCACATTCTGCAACTAAAAAGAAGATAGGAAACCGTAAGCTCTACATAGCAGTACTCGAGACACAAATTGGGAGAATAGTCAACACTTATATGTTTCGATGCAACAACAAGGCGTTATATTAACGAGCAGGAATCGTCGAGGGGTCGGGACGAATTAGAAAATCGAATAGGAATAAATCTAACTAAAAATGCAATAACACACTTAAAAAAAGACACCTTCTTGTTACTTGCTGCATCTTCTGCTTGTTTAACAAGAGCTGTGCCCTCAGCAATAACATGCTGCCATGGAAACATGACACATTAaacttcaaataattttgaaaaggtATAGACAGCATGAATGAACAGATACTCATTCCATAAcctaaaataaaaaaagtatGCACCTGCTTAAATATGTTCGCAACAGGTTCTAAGCCACGAGGTACTTTGGAGAAGAGTCTATACATCCTTGACAGATCCTCAACCTAATAGATTAAAAAGGCTATGAGTTGTCATATCCAGCATCAcaacaaataaaacatccaaACATGGAAACAAAGACTTCATTGTTAAGTACCTTGTCATCTCTAAGTAATGCATGACAACCAGAGTGCTCCTTCTCAAGCAGTTGGGCGGCATACACAGACAAGAGCTCGTTTTGTACTTTCTACCATTAAAAAATTCATGAATATTCAATTGAATCATAAGTTCCTATTAACATGACTCTTGACCATACAATCACATCACAACACTCAGAATGCTACATATCACCCACTTCCGGGAATCACTATCCTAGTGGAAGAACAAACCTCGAGCAACTTTGTTTCGCTGCTTGAATGAAGATAATGCGAAACTCTGTCCTTTTCCCTTTTTAAACACTCCTCTGCCTGCATTTTACGAACAAAAGTTTAGCAACCAAGTGCAGGATTAGGGACATCATGGCTCCCATATCCTCAATTATGTCAACGCATGCTGTGCATGTGTTTTTCTCCTCTAAAATCAAGAGGGATGGAGAATTCTAAGTCCAAGGGAAATTTTACTTTTTTCATGTAGTCTGGACACGAATCATCTAAGATCCAAGTGGAAGCCTTCCGAGAATAATAAGCTGCAGAGTCATTCAGCATTGCTGCTTCGAAATCATTCTCATACTCATTCATCTGACCCATTCCTATCTCAACAAAAATATCTAATACATTCTTCAACAAAGCTCGGTCAATTTGCTCTCCTTCGCGCTCTTGATCAATCTGTCAGAAAGAATCATACACAGGGTCCAAAAGCAAATAGAGATAGAAAGGCACCAAAGCAATAAGAAAATCATACCAGAGATATAACTGCATCTCTTACTTTCCCATCTACCTCTAAGTACACCTGCGATAACAATCCCAATACCAGCTCAAAAAACAAACAGGAAAAGGTAGGAAAAAAGATGAAAGGGAGAGCAAGGGAAAATGTATAAGAAACAAAGACGGAAAAATCCGCTCAAATTTGGAAGCTACAAGACGAATTTACATGTAAATGAGAGATAATAGAATAAAATATCAAGGAGTCATGCAAATAAAATCTAAAAAGAAGTTACCATGTCTCTAAAGCATGTCAAACCAACTTCTTTAAGTGCTGGGAGTGACCTTCTAGCTATGAAGTATCGATCAAGATAGTAAAAGAATCTTGACAACCATCGCAccatgattttatgatttgacCACCGTTTTACGAGTTCCCTCAACATAAACTCATCATGCTTCTCTCTCAATGACGGTAATACCTGTATGAAAATCAGAAATGCCAACTTGTTGGAATGAAGGTACCTCAAATAAGATCAGCAAACAATAGGCACGAGATGGAGTAACTCCACATGTCATTTGCATATATTTATAAGAAATCAAATGAAGAATGGCAATGATGTGAATCAACTGAGGCATCTAAAGCAAGGTCAACAAAGTTTATATCATGAAAGAGTAAGACTGATCACATTTTAAGATTTGAAGACTGTCTGAGGAGGTAACTTGCAATGAAGGAGTTGTTACTTAGGAAAGTTGCATATTTAACAAAATGTAAAAGAAACCATCCCCAGAACATGGCAAATCTATGTGCATGAAATTATACAAATCTTCACAACAATATATCTGTCACTATAAAATCTGAATTCGCCGTTACCGTCGATGCAATGTACACTTCGAAAGCCTCCTTGTACTTTTCATACAATGGTTGAGAATAATCATGCGGGGGTTTTTGAGTACACATGTTATAAATGGTCCTGTAAATAGGAATTTGGAGACATGCATTAAGCAAGTTAAGTATGGTGTATGAAATCAAGAGAACTATACAAAGAACTAATTGATACGTGTAGAGCATCATGTAGTCTTCTGAGCTGAATTGTGGCTCTGGTAATCCTTCCAGAATATTTTTCAGTTTTGTAATCCCCTTTTGCATAATATCCCATCCCTGTTCTAAATCAATGATGTTCCGCTGGTTCATCGACATATTCTATATCTGGGCAAGATCAACAATCTAATTCTGATTCCGAACCTGACATCATTTGAACAGTAAAATAAAACTGATCAACCTACAATAAAATTATCACGGAAACTTAAATTTTTGAGACAATTCAATAGCATGAGCTCAATAGCATTTGCAAACATCTTCATCTTTACAAAGAATTTAGTGGTAGCTTAAATAATAAGTGTACTAAGGTTGTACATACTTAAAATAAAGTGATTATGGGCTTATCATTTATAAAGTTGACAGTTTTGTAAAGAAAAAGTTCATAAAATATTTGCAAATACTACCTAAGTACCCTTAACATGCTATCACTGAGAATAAAAAACAGCCAGCTGAATATATTAATCTATGGTAGTACAAAGCAACAAATGAAATTGGAAAATCAACATAAAATTACAAAAGAATGATTAATAACATGTAACACCACAGCAAAAAGACAAATTACCAAACGTGGCCAGCATTTATTTTGAAGAGAACCATGTCAAGGAAATCTACACTAATTCCAATCACAATATGTTACAATGCTAACCAATCTTATAAATCAGCAAGAAAGAAACTCACTTCAAGGAAACCATGAAACAAAAAATAGAAAACACTTAgatttcacaaataaaaatatcgCTTAAATCTTAATATGCACAAAAATTCCCCACAAAACTCTTTTCTAAAAGTCTTTCTTGCAGTCAAAATTCCCTATCAAAATTAATTACAACTTCATAAATAAAAACCATTGCAAGGTAAGGAAGAGCATTTATTGGTATCAATTATCAAATAAAGGAGAACTGAATTTCTACTGAGGCCAAGAATTATCACCAAGACAACATTAAACTCAAAGTAAAATCACAGCAGATATAGAAACACCATCAAAGATCCAACATAACCCGCCCGCCCATAATTATAACAGCgacaatttgaaaaaaaaaccctaaCAAGCAGTAGAATGACTGCCAAACACGATCAAGGATCATAGTGATACCAAAAACACAAGACGATCGAACGAATCTCCAGCAAAATATACGAACACCCGCACCAGTACCAGCACACGATAGAAAAAACACACAGTACACATACATAGTGAATCTATAAGCAGATAGAGAATACCTGAAAGGAGAAAATCCGAGCGACAGGTGAGTGAATCTCTCTCGTCTATTTTTTTCCCGactacatatatttttttttctgccATCACAACATTATATacaacatcataaaatatatatttcccaAAATTCTAAAACGAAGACCGGAGATCGTTCGGGTTATTAAATTTTGATCCCTCAACTATAACTCGTGTTCATTTAAACCCTAGTGATTCCTTTTTTCCACAACTCGTAATccaattatattattataatatatcatTAATTTAAGGATAAATTACCAATAAATCTCCGATACCAAACATAAGTTTATGCTCTGTCTCTATGTCAGAAAAATGTATTTAAATtgttttacataaaaataatttttacttAAACTCTCTACGATTGTTTTATAAAAATCTTCATTATTGGTCGTTAATACAGTAATAATTTTCATAGTGCCGAATTTCTGGAGACTGGGTGATTGGTGTTCTCATATATAAAAACTCAATTTACTAATTGAAAGTGTTCGATTTCATCAAAATTGTAATCAGATATTGGTGATTCGATCGGTAAATGTCTTCGTTAGTGCCAAATTTCTGGAACTTAGATGGTTATTATCCTCACATTTAAAAGATCAATTTACTCATTAAAAGTACCCAATTTCATCCCACATTGTACTCATATGTTTGTGATTTGTAATCGTAAATTTTTTAGCTTGTACTTGGGATATAAATGAGCCAAGTCGAGTCGAATAATATCAGACTCGAGATTGACTAGTTTAAGATATATATAAGTTCGAGCTCAATTCAAGCTTTTATCATAAGGTTCGAGTTcacattatttaaaaattattaagatCGCAAATAGCTCGAATTCGGCTTGTTAATAGCTTGTTTATCATATTTAACGAGTCTAACTCGAGCTAAACTTATTATACGGGTTCGTTTTCGAGGTTGTTAAACAATCTTGTTTTCAAGGATTCTTAGCCAAAATTCCTGACTAATAAGATATGAGAATTAAGGGGATAGACTtatcattttatagcttgtcaatcACTTCCCTTACATGCAATTTCAATATAAGACAATGCAAGTTATTGTTCACTCAAGACCCAACAAAATAGTCGAACTCGAGCCACATAAACGAGTCGAGTTTGAGTTCGCGAACAAGCTCGTGAACTTATAAGCCGAATATCTTTAAGTTCGATCTTGATTCGATAATTGctgagctcggctcgataagccAACGAACAATCTAGAACAAATTTTTTATCGATTCAAACTCCGAATAACTCACAAACTTCTTGATTCTTTTATATACCTAGTTGGTGCCTATTTTTTGAAGTTTGGGTGGTTAAAGTCTCAATTAACCAAGAATTACACTCCCAAAAAAGTGAAATCTCTAACTAGAATGCGTATCAAGATCATACGATTTTTCCTCCCCTCCATTTACACCTCTTACTCGATCCAATCAGTGACGAAAAATGATGGATACAAACAATCCAACTAAGAAATTTTACAGTGGTAAAATCCCAAAAATCTTGGTAAATCTTTACAAATCTTTGTTTTAGGAACAAATTTTTTCCACCGACactaattaagcaattttatagttgaaataataaaataaaatcatttaagcGATTACGATAATAGCATAGAGTGAATCAATCGTATGCATcacaacttaaaaaaaaaaaaaacaggttCTCGTCCAATTTTTATCACAAGTTTTTATTCAGACAGAAGAAAGGGACATTCACAAAATTCACTATCACAAGCCCCAACTTGAAGATGGGGCCAAATTTTATTCGTATTAAAGGTGATTCCATTGCACAAAAAGGTCAAAATCAGCCTTGTAGCCTATTCAGGATCCGCGAAACCAATGGGAATGTGGGAAGTGGAACTACTCTGCCCCTCTTCTGTGCACGGTTAGGGTGTCATTTATAGCAAATGGAACACCGATGATACCTACACCTTCTCCAAACACCAAATTTACAATGCCACAACCAGTAAAACAAACTCAAGAAAACGTGCAACCAACGGAACCGATTATACGAAAATTTCACACCATATTCAACTTCAACCAAAAGATTCAAGCTGCCCTCAAACTTGATCATTGAAAACTGGTGAAACGAGACTCTCCACAAAGGTTCCTCCATCCAAAAACGTTGCTGGAACTCCATCAGCAATCATGTCCCTAAACGTCCCTGATTTCGGATCATAAACGACTAAACTCTCCTCTTCTGTTAGAAACACAACTTCTCCATCCCCAACATAGCACAAAGGCTTAACTACATCCCGTCCACGATCACTCTTTATACTGAATTTGGTCCAAGAATCTACCAGACCATACTCTTTCATAACCCAAACATCTATTTCATCGTTCCCCATACTATCGATCATACAAAGACACCCTCCAAGAACTACAAGTTTGTGGAACACGAATCTGTACACATCAACACCACTTGGAGCAGGAATTTCGTCAAACGCCTCACGGGCCAGGTCGAAAGCCGCAATGACTGATGGGTAACCGGATTCCTGGTCCCGACCACTAGCCAACCAATGAATGGCTCCATTCACAAAAGCCCCAGAGGCAAGGTCAGGGACAGCGTGATCATAAGGAGAACTATCAAGTCTTTTCCAAACACCAGTTTTCACAGAATACACATCCACAAACGTATCAGCACAATCTGGCTCATATTCATTATCAGTATCAAAATATGAAAGTGTAACAATCTTATAATCATCACTGGAACTATCATATCCAAATCCATGCATGCTAAAGCTCCCTGGTTTATACAAAGCCAAGGGAGAATCCTGTACATGCACCTTCTGCAGAGTAACGGGattcaccaaaaacttaccaTCTTCTTCGTTTGTTAAGAATACCAAACCATCGGAAGAACCCACGATCACATCCCAAGTATCTGGTAACAAGTCGAGGTTTCTTGAAAAGCCATCCATTTGGGTTGTGGATATGGTATGGAGGGAGCGAGAAGAggagatgagaatgagattctcttgGTGGGTTTTGGAAATGAATAGCGGGCTCGAAAGTAGATTGTTCCATGGTTTTGATACACACCTGCACTTGCCTACGGATTTTGCAGGAAGTCTGGAGAGGATTTCGATCAAGATTTCTTGGGGCAACTGGGAAGTCATCGTACAAGTTCAAGGTCGAAGAATTGGAGagaggaccaataaatctttCACACAAAAGATTGCAGCTGGATGATGTGTTGGCTGGTGTAGGTCAGAATTCATAACTCTTGTCGGCAGCTAATCGTGACAGATGGAGcataaacatatatacatacataattattacttgttcaaataataaatgaaaatttcgaAGGGATGTGTGCGTCGATCAGTACAAGTGTATGTCGGGTAATACGTAATTTAAACAGCACCATCATTTCAACTACTTttttaaaattcatcaatagCAGTAATGTTATTAACAATTTTGTTCATTAGCTATAGCATTATGCGATGAAATAAGCGTTGTGTAAAACTGAAGATTTTAAAAAGTGTACGTGTATACATCTGTGCAACTTCCTAAGGCATCGTGGATGATGGATACTCGGTCCGCTGTTTTGTAATAAATACCAGTGTTTTTATAACCGGACCGTTAATCGAACCGGTCAAGCCTTAAAAAATGGTTCGACCGGTTTGACTGGTTCGAGTCGaaccggatcaataaaattaatattttctttattttatataataaataaaataataaaatattgattatttatgtttttatagtttttacttaatttttaagatgaaaattacaacaaatatccaaataaacatcatttttcaaattcaaaaatccaaattacATCTAACATGTAACCAAATAGTGATGACCAAGTTTAAGTGCCCAAGAAAACATCaagtttaattataaaaaaaagtaGCAAACATCAAGACCAGCCGGTTTCCGGTTCCTAAAGACCGGCCTGTTTCCGATTTTTCCGGTTTAACCGGGTTTTAAACGGTTTTTTCTGATTAAATCTGTTATCCGGGTTTTTACTTATCTCTGGACCGGTCTGGAGGCCGGTTCGTGGTTGAACCGGTCCGACCGGCCGGTCTGGTCCGGTTTGGAGAACATTGATAAATACTAACCACCCATAATGCATACAAATAGCGCAACAAATATAGTGTTTTTGTACAAATTTTTTGGACTGTGGAAACATAAATTATCGAACTTCTAAAAATTCAAACGAcctaaaaatcaaatttaatagtAAGTTCTAATctaataagaaaataaaacgctgaaaataaagaaaatagtTTGGAAATTGAAGAGATAAACTCCCAACATAATTTTTGTATCTACAATAATATGTAGGTATAACTCATGCTTTATGTTCCCTAGCTCCTGTTGTTAGGACGAATGAATGAACTAGTTAGAGTCTAGTTTCTAGAACCGAAAGGAAAGGTGAATTATGTATGACATCAGTAACAAATCTTTTTCCAAAGATTTCGGTTATTtataatgcataaaaatatattaaaattgcTGGAAAAGCTAGAAACTGGAATGGATAtacaagaaaaaaatataatttaaaataataaaaaaaaatctttttaaaaaaatattttcaaaaaataataataataataataaaaaattgaatttgTTTGAACTAATGCTATGGAATTTTTGCAAGAGTTGTGATGTCGAATTGTCTTCTTTTTCTGTTGAtgtttttctctttcttttATCTGAATCTGGCGTAGACACAGCCTAACTCCCCACTATCTCTATCTTCCAGTCCATCATAACCACGATTTCTTATCACGTTTTGCTCTATCATCTTTTACCAATTGAGCTACGTCTTTTATTGTAATGGCCCGACACCACTCTCTTACGATCATTATTCATAGAACTTCTCCGGCTCAAGACTGAATCCAAAATCTCCTTGACATAGTCTTGCCAAAACAATCCTGATACAAGGTTGAAAAGATGCTGAGTTTTTTCCGAATCATCATGATTTCTAGGTATTGCCATCAAGATTTATTGAAAGAACTGTTGAAACAATGGACTAACCATAAAATCTTGGCTCTATGGCTCTCGAGATTCTTTTATTACCTTGAAAGATACTTTATAAGGAAGGGGGGATTACCATCATTTAAAGGAACCAGTCACTTGGCCTTT
This region of Primulina eburnea isolate SZY01 chromosome 14, ASM2296580v1, whole genome shotgun sequence genomic DNA includes:
- the LOC140811576 gene encoding cullin-1-like yields the protein MSMNQRNIIDLEQGWDIMQKGITKLKNILEGLPEPQFSSEDYMMLYTTIYNMCTQKPPHDYSQPLYEKYKEAFEVYIASTVLPSLREKHDEFMLRELVKRWSNHKIMVRWLSRFFYYLDRYFIARRSLPALKEVGLTCFRDMVYLEVDGKVRDAVISLIDQEREGEQIDRALLKNVLDIFVEIGMGQMNEYENDFEAAMLNDSAAYYSRKASTWILDDSCPDYMKKAEECLKREKDRVSHYLHSSSETKLLEKVQNELLSVYAAQLLEKEHSGCHALLRDDKVEDLSRMYRLFSKVPRGLEPVANIFKQHVIAEGTALVKQAEDAASNKKAEKKDVVGLQEHIFVRRVIELHDKFMAYVNDCFLNHTLFHKALKEAFEVFCNKGVAGSSSAELLATFCDNILKKGGSEKLSDEAIEETLEKVVKLLAYISDKDLFAEFYRKKLARRLLFDKSANDEHERSILTKLKQQCGGQFTSKMEGMVMDLTLARENQASFEEYLSNNVNVNPGIDLTVTVLTTGFWPSYKSFDLNLPAEMVKCVEVFRDFYQTKTKHRKLTWIYSLGTCNINGKFEPKTIELIVTTYQAAALLLFNASDRLSYQEIMNQLNLSDDDVVRLLHSLSCAKYRILNKEPNTKTISPTDVFEFNSKFTDKMRRIKIPLPPVDEKKKVIEDVDKDRRYAIDASIVRIMKSRKVLGYQQLVMECVEQLGRMFKPDVKAIKKRIEDLITRDYLERDRENPNLFKYLA
- the LOC140812831 gene encoding F-box/kelch-repeat protein At3g06240-like; the protein is MTSQLPQEILIEILSRLPAKSVGKCRCVSKPWNNLLSSPLFISKTHQENLILISSSRSLHTISTTQMDGFSRNLDLLPDTWDVIVGSSDGLVFLTNEEDGKFLVNPVTLQKVHVQDSPLALYKPGSFSMHGFGYDSSSDDYKIVTLSYFDTDNEYEPDCADTFVDVYSVKTGVWKRLDSSPYDHAVPDLASGAFVNGAIHWLASGRDQESGYPSVIAAFDLAREAFDEIPAPSGVDVYRFVFHKLVVLGGCLCMIDSMGNDEIDVWVMKEYGLVDSWTKFSIKSDRGRDVVKPLCYVGDGEVVFLTEEESLVVYDPKSGTFRDMIADGVPATFLDGGTFVESLVSPVFNDQV